One stretch of Nicotiana tabacum cultivar K326 chromosome 18, ASM71507v2, whole genome shotgun sequence DNA includes these proteins:
- the LOC107822044 gene encoding uncharacterized protein LOC107822044, giving the protein MGTSFGIWTLFTDGASNVRRSGLGIVLKPPTGGVIRQSIKTTRLTNSEAEYEAVIVGLELAKGLGAEVIEAKCDSLVVVNKVNESFELREDRMQRYLDKIQITFHRFKEWTLVHISREENSEADALANLGSSVEEDDILPISVVQLS; this is encoded by the coding sequence ATGGGCACATCTTTTGGGATATGGACCCTATTCACCGACGGCGCCTCGAACGTAAGAAGGTCTGGGCTCGGCATAGTCCTAAAGCCACCTACAGGCGGCGTGATTAGACAATCTATAAAAACAACAAGGTTAACTAACagtgaagccgagtatgaggctgtgATTGTAGGTCTGGAATTGGCCAAAGGCCTAGGAGCTGAAGTCATTGAAGCAAAATGTGATTCCCTCGTGGTGGTAAATAAGGTAAATGAGAGCTTCGAGCTTCGGGAAGACAggatgcaaagatacttagacaAAATTCAAATCACATTTcaccgcttcaaagaatggaccctagtCCACATATCCCGAGAGGAGAATAGCGAAGCCGATGCACTCGCAAACCTGGGATCATCTgtcgaggaagatgacatactccCCATATCTGTTGTTCAACTGTCATAG